Within Capsicum annuum cultivar UCD-10X-F1 unplaced genomic scaffold, UCD10Xv1.1 ctg82689, whole genome shotgun sequence, the genomic segment attggccttacccggatggtacaacacactcatatcatagttctttaacaattctaactattgtctctgcctaagattcaattctctatgggtaaacacatactgcagactcttatgagtagtgaaaacatcaacatggacaccatacaaatagtgtctccagattttcaaagcaaacacaatagcagccaactcaagatcatgggtagggtaatttttctcatggggtttcaactgtctagaagcataagctatcaccttacccttctgcatcaatacgcaacccaaccaaACTCTCAAaacatcacagtacaccataaaaccatcaacaccatcacgcaaagtcaaaacaggggctgaagtgagtcgagtcttaaactcctgaaaactcttctcacaagatttggaccacaagaacttttgATATCAGTTGGATAAATAGGTCTAGGCAAATTTCTAACAGCTTtcgtcttttggggatcaactctaataccttcagaagaaatgatatgacccagaaaagcaactgaccttagcaaaaagtcacacttactgaacttggcaagcaacttgtgatctctaagggtttgcaggACAGTTCCAAGATGATCAGAACGTTCATCCTTGCTACGgtagtacaccagtatatcatcaatgaacactatgacaaacatattcagatatggtctgaacactcgattcatgaggtccatgaaagctgctaaggcattagttaacccaaaagacataaaaagaaaatcaaaatggccataacgagttcaaaaagcagtttttgggatgtcacactccctaactttgagttgataatagccggaacaaaggtctatctttgagaaataacttgcaccttgcaattggtcaaacaaatcatctattctccgaagggggtacttatttttagcggtgactttattcagttggcagtaatcaatgcacatactctaagagccatctttctttctcacaaacaacacaggagcaccccaagaagaaacactgggccttatgaaacccttttctaGTATATATTTGTATTGCTCTTTCAAGTCCTTAACTTCTGCAGGGGACACACGGTAAGgtagaatagaaatgggctgagtatcgggaaaaagatcaatcctaaactctatctctctatcaggaggtatccctgggagatcatccgaaaagacatcagaaaattcattgatgacgttaacagattggagagttggagtctcagacttagtttctttgactttaaccaaatggtaaatacaccccttggaaataatctttctacctttgaggtaagagataaaatgactcttgggtgacacaaaattcctagaccactcaaacacggatgcactcagaaattgaaacttgaccacttgggtccgacaatcaatagaggcataagaagaatacaaccagtccatacccagaatcacatcaatatctaccatgtctaactcaatcagatcagccaacaaaactctatgaagaatgataacaggacactttttatacactttctgggaaacaatcgaatcacccactggggaaGAAACTACGATAgtctcaggaataatctcaggactcatttcaaaattcatagcaatcaaaggtgtaacatatgagaaactagatcgaggatccaacaaagcatacacatcaaactaaaatatatgaagaatatcaataacaacattgggagagtcctcctgttcctggtgggacggtaaagAATAGACTCTATTCTGGTACTCCCCACCaatattgctagaagaggcgcccagagctagggctgggcgagtcgctggaactggagcactaacagtctgagtctgggtttgaGGGTGATAGTCACGACTCCCTGGTCTATCccgtggacaatctctaactctgtgacccatgtcaccacactagaaacaacccctcttcgtaccccaacactcacccaaatgagccctaccacacttaggacacaggggatgatttggcttactgccaacactTTACTGGGACCTTGATTTATATGACCtattaccttgctcctgcctatctctaggcatgggagcactagcagatgacggtgctggcatagatgaacgatcctgatgcTGAGGGTGATTCCCTCCCTATGATCTAGTCTTACCctagcctagaaagattcatctcactatttagcatagcagacctatacttcttaaccacataactagatactccagtcataaacttacttatactagcctgattatcagccactaagtcaggagcatacttggaaaactgattgaactttacatgaatattttcctccagctCCTAGTATAAATTCCACTAAACTGACACAGAATCAATGCATCGCGTTGGCCATAGAATTGACCCCACCGACATGATGTGCAGGTCTGTGCattacaaattcaaatttttgtaattaaaagCCACAttcctcaggggtatttgggtcttttacccACGATTATCAACacgaaaacaaaaaattaaaaaacacaaaatgattttcctttaataggttcacgtttcattttcatatgaaattcaaaatcgaaaccccaaaaaaaaaattctttggtaatcataggtttcattttgtacaGGATTTTAAAGcggaaaaattcaaaaagattttcgtcaattcttttgaaaatttgttatcaaagtttcaagaaaaataaaatgaaagaaagttGATCGATTATTTTGTGGacaaacttcacgaactacgcacagtTGATTCTCTCCTCtagggggtgagatacgtaggcattCTTCTTGGATTCTgttatcttttcaaaaaaaaaaagtgaaaaaaaagaacaaagattttgagaaaatgttatacaaaaaaaaaggagagaaaaaatgtagtaaaaaaaaagagagtttcatataagttgaaaaataaataagcatggaaaattttaaagttatttgaGATATAGAGGGGCAAATATGTAACAGTCCTATACCTAAAAAAGAAGGAAGATAAGTTTTGTAGAACTTTTCTTATGGGggacaaaaaaaacaaaacaacccATCATGGAAGTCATTTGTGTATTTTACCCGCTCAATGCCATGTATAAATTGTCACATTCCATGCTACATGGACCACGAAAATGATACAACTATTGACAGGGTCATTTACATACTTATTTTGTGCTAGTATTTAATTTTTGTCATTcatgacaaataattttttttgcggGGCATAAGTCTATTGTTTCGCGTCATAATAACTCACAAGTTATGCCCCTCATGACTTAACAACTTATGCTCACTAAGCATAAATTCAATTTCTAAAGgacaaaaattaaagactaacCTATTTAAAGGATAAGTCATGAAATTTCTTCCTATTGCATGTTCAATAGGTCGTAAACAACGAAATGACTTTTGAAGAAAATCTGCTAATACATTTCCACAGCCTTAAGCTAACCACAATTGATCAGTGATACATTGACTCATTGACTTTCAAGTCGTTCTAAGTCTACCCTTATTTTACAAGATGAGAATTAAAGCACATTGACTCACAAGTCTTCACAACTCCATGTTTATTGTAATactataaaaatatcaaattttgcatTTAGTACGAGTTATAGAAGGGAAAAAGGGGAGGAAAAAACATGACATATATGATAAGTACCAAGTTATGCATATATGATAACTTTACCTAAAGCTCAGTTCAAACATGTGCTTTGGCTTTCTCAGTTACGCACTTGTTTTTCCCCTTTTGGCAATACATAGTTGCTAAAGAACAAGAGagtaaatggaaagaaaaaaaatttaaaggaaggaaaaaacaaaaaaaaaaaaaaaaaagaaaggtgaAACGGGAAGTGTGTGTgagacatttcttcttcttggcCATCTGAgcaaaaattgcaagaaaaaaaaatgactaaCAAAAACGAAATACAATTATTGACAGAGTCATTCATAATTATGTTCTTTGTGTTGATCTTTAATTTTTGTCCCTAATAGTCAACAATTTTTTTGTGAGGGCATAAACTCAtgttttcaaatcataattacAAGTTATGCCATGCATGACTTACGAATTTATACTCACAAAGCATAAATTAAAGACCAGCCAATTTGGATAGTAAGAAGTGTAATATGTTCCTATTGCATGTCCATTAGCGCGCTAATTACGAAATGACTTTTTAATATCTTCTGGAGAATATTTCCACAACGTTAAGGCCACAATTGACTTCCACGTTGTTCTAATTTTACTCATATTTTACAAGCTGAGAAGGACATTACAATTGACTCACAAGTCTTGTTGTGATTCTATACACATTATAAAACTGTCTCCTGCAAAAGTTCATAAATAACCAAAACAATCAACTGAAATCTTTTAGCCGTAATGATGGTTCCCACAATATTCTTTTTCCTTCAGTTTTCCAGTCTCTTATATCTTTTCACAGCTTCTTTTGCTTCCACTGAGGAAGCAACTGCTCTTCTCAAATGGAAAGCAACTTTCCATAACCAGAATAATTCCTTATTGGCTCCTTGGACACTAATTACTGATGCATTCAGGGATTGGTACGGAATAATATGCTTTAATAGTTGGATAAACAGGTTGAATATTGCAAATGCTAGCGTTACTGGTACACTCCatgatatttttcattttcatctcTCCCTTTTCTTGAATATGTTGATCTTAGCATGAAACAACTCTTTGGCCCAATTCCAACTACTCTAGGTGATTTAACTGAGCTCAAAATTTTGTACCTTTATTCTAACCAACTTTCTGGTTCCATTCCTAGTGAGTTGGGGAATTTGAAAAATCTCACTTATTTGGCATTATCTGATAATCAGTTTGGTGGCTCAATTCTGATTGTTGTAGGTGATTTAACTAAGCTCAAGAGACTATACCTTCATTCGAACCAATTTTCTGGTCCCATTTCTGGTGAATTGGGGAATTTGAAAAACCTCACTGGTATGGACTTGGCTCGTAATCAGTTTAGTGGTTCAATTCCAATTACTCTAGGTGACTTAATTAAGCTCAAGAGACTGTACCTTTCATCTAACCAACTTTTTGATCCCATTCCTAGTGAATTAGGGAATTCGAAAAACCTCACTATTTTGGAATTAGTCGCCAATCAGCTTACTCTTGGTACTTAACTAAGCTCGAGAGACTGTACCTTCAGGTTAACCAACTTTCTGGACCCATTCCTAGTGAATTGGGGAAATGCAAAAATTTGATTGATTTGCACCTAGGCAGAAATAATATTAGTGGTAGCATGGGCAAGTATGCCAAAAAGGTTgttttaaaaaactattttgccaaatagccaaaaatttgaaaaaattggtCATATACCCACTTAATTCCACTTCACCATCAACTTTTTCATTTTAACAATTTCAGCCATAGCTTttgtaataattcactttaacccaatacttccaacttaataatTCACCCATacgtttctaataatacacttcaacccactccatcatccaccattatgtatacaaaaatatctaggtttttcaaaaatattaaaaaataaatttcaaaagctaaaaatagaaggtggttattttttcctccaaaaagcTCTGATTTCGGCCACTTTTTCGGCATTATTTTCTGACGATTAGCTGTAAATCAGTCcataaacatcataatcttgTCCATTTCATCCATTGTTacccatttgtttcctatcttctcaaacacaccctccaccattgttaaaaagctttaaatcacttacattactcaaaaccattttagaaagtacattacagCAGCTCAGACGACTCTAAGTTGATTTCTATATTCCATAAATCCAACAATCATtaattagaagcaatatttgcaattttaagTTTTTGTATGGATATCAATGTAACCATCGACCCGTCATCATCAGTAATTGATCGTGCATACATCCCGATAGAGACCCTTAGAATAATCTACCGTCGACCAAAGCTTAATTCTAGAAtatctattgcagaatttgttttgatttctggtgatttcatgggagaatagGTGGAGATTCCCAAATGTTATAAATggagatcatttaccaaggtgacaattcTCATTCCTGTTCGCCGCAACAGTTCGTACGACGAATTTGTTACAAGCGTAATGCAGAGTGGGGATCGAGATTGCACGCTGAGCAAAGTgatgattagttatctaatgcattcgagggaaaaggtgaatcctacgatcataaaaaatgatgtacgtgtgctgacgtacataatggatgctaatgcagatggctttaggcctattttgaggataaatgttggCGCCCGATAGTCGACGATATTGGAGTCCCACAttggtgggttaaagggtccttgatTTCCTTAAATGGTCTTGGGCAGTCCTTCCCTCGTGagttagcttttgaggttgagttagtcctaaggtccatttctttatcatggtatcagagatAATCCCACCCAGTTCATTATTTCTGATGTTGGCCCCCCTGTCCTATATTGTCCATGCTTCAGATGTCCAGCCCTGGGCTTGCGGGGGAGGGaaggggtgttggagtcccacattaGTGGGttaagggtccttggtctccttatatggtcttgaaCAATCCACCCCTCATGagtagcttttgaggttgagttaggtccaaggtccatttctttatcatggtatcagagtcaagcCCACCCTGTTTATTGCTTTCGATGTTGGGCCCCCCGTCTTATACTGTCCACGCTCCAAATGTCCATCCTTGGGCGTGCGGATGGATGTTGGAGTCCCatatcggtgggttaaagggtccctgatttccttatatggtcttgaGCAATCAtttcctcatgagctagcttttaaggttgagttaggtccaaggtccatttctttatcagaCGATGATTTGATCGATAATGATTTGAATGATTACAAGAACGATGGAAATCAtccaattaatatggaagatgattctatgcatatggaagacttttcatcGAACTCGCAAGATGATGCGGAAGACTGTGGAACGGAATCACAACCAGGACACTCCTTCACCGACGGAACCAATTTCTATTATGGTCAAACATTCGCCAATAAGAAAGAGCTGAAAATGCTACTAGACACAATAGTGACgaggcagtcttttgattattatatggagaagagctgCACTAAATTGATTAAGGCGAAATACTTATCTCGTGGTTGTGGCTGGTTGTTTCGGGCAAAAAAGTACGATACCTTACAAAAAAATCTTTCTTGGTAGGATTGTtattagaagaaagcttcttcatTTTTCGCTTATTTTGGTTGTTATGGCCGCTGTGCCAATGTTTCCCATGTAAAATTTCTATGATTGTGCAATGAACAAATTTTAATATAAGTATTTCTATTTTCAAATTTCGTTTTCCTCTTTttgattattgttattttttgagtttgcATCTGTAGTGAATGCATTTGTAAATACAGATCACATAAATAGTCTATTATTGATCTTAGACTCAGTCTCGCATTGACCAAACATAGTAGTCGACTGTAGACTATATGATTTGATGACTCATGAGTAGCTTgtagtttgaaagaaaataattaaattaaaaaaggtttTAAGaaataatcacatgatttggggttggtcaaagaatataattaaatttaaaaagatttaaaaagataaaaacatattttggAGCTGGTGaaaggaaataattaaatttaaaaagatttatatAGATAAATCGCATGTTTTGAGgttgattaaataaaataagttaattttaaaagttttaaaacataatcacataatttgggggagttgaaagaaaataattaaatttaaaaagtttaaacacataatcacatgatttgggggtGGTTAAACAAACAATCTAgaactgttggtgacacttaatagactgtcatcGATGTTGACCCatgtcaaattcatataaaaaaatatacttttgcTTTGAGGGTTCACCGACCCGCTTGGTGTACCAGAGACTTACACTTTCAGGAGTGCATAGATTGGTCTCCTGATTATTCATAGACCACATAGTTCTATGTACACTTCTATAGACCAACACTTGGATGCtgtataaaaatgaataaaaaaattaa encodes:
- the LOC124895504 gene encoding MDIS1-interacting receptor like kinase 2-like; translation: MVPTIFFFLQFSSLLYLFTASFASTEEATALLKWKATFHNQNNSLLAPWTLITDAFRDWYGIICFNSWINRLNIANASVTGDLTKLKRLYLHSNQFSGPISGELGNLKNLTGMDLARNQFSGSIPITLGDLIKLKRLYLSSNQLFDPIPSELGNSKNLTILELVANQLTLDDDLIDNDLNDYKNDGNHPINMEDDSMHMEDFSSNSQDDAEDCGTESQPGHSFTDGTNFYYGQTFANKKELKMLLDTIVTRQSFDYYMEKSCTKLIKAKYLSRGCGWLFRAKKYDTLQKNLSW